The Arachis ipaensis cultivar K30076 chromosome B07, Araip1.1, whole genome shotgun sequence genome includes a window with the following:
- the LOC107607350 gene encoding uncharacterized protein LOC107607350, translating to MTTADKTITFLPEDCQYGTTAEDAPFVISARIRIGLVRRIPVDTGADSNILFRGAFDKLGLRNENLQTYRNSVTGLGENFFKPDGSITLPLTIGTGNQRKTILSEFVVLKDSTAYNIILGKKTIKDFSAIIFTKYLFMNFITEDGSVGSIHGDREVAAKCDNTSLALRKKSCDAARIFFADLDARQDDQPRPKPEGDMESYK from the coding sequence ATGACCACTGCCGACAAAACGATAACTTTCCTACCCGAGGACTGCCAGTACGGCACCACGGCCGAAGACGCACCTTTCGTCATCTCGGCAAGGATCAGAATAGGACTGGTTCGAAGAATACCGGTGGACACCGGTGCAGACTCCAACATCCTCTTCCGaggagccttcgacaagctcgggctTCGCAATGAAAATCTCCAAACCTACCGCAACAGCGTCACGGGACTCGGAGAAAACTTCTTCAAACCGGACGGTTCCATCACCCTCCCCCTCACCATAGGGACAGGCAACCAAAGGAAGACAATTCTATCCGAATTTGtggtcctaaaagactccaccgcctacaacatcatcctcgGAAAAAAAACAATCAAGGACTTCTCGGCcatcatctttaccaaatacctctTTATGAATTTCATAACGGAGGACGGCTCCGTCGGAAGTATCCACGGAGATCGGGAAGTCGCAGCAAAATGTGACAATACCAGCCTAGCCTTACGGAAGAAGTCTTGCGACGCGGCCAGGATATTCTTCGCCGACCTGGACGCCCGACAAGACGACCAGCCTAGGCCAAAGCCAGAAGGCGACATGGAAAGCTACAAATAG